Proteins encoded in a region of the Streptomyces sp. NBC_00513 genome:
- a CDS encoding LysR family transcriptional regulator: MFDSRHIRTFHEVVASGSYSAAARALGYTQPAITQQMKALERAVGTPLFTRIGRTMQLTEAGRSLARHADSILGSLSAAEAQLKAYARLSTGRVRVCGFPSANVALVPEALSGLAASHPGIQVELLEGEPPESLHRLQRGECDITLAFTYPGLREEVPEEVDEVRLLEDQLTVLLPTGHPLARRRAVHLADLAEERWIAGCPRCRANLLHECAELGFVPDIRFATDDNLVVQSLVAQGLGVAMMPALVLPSLALTRVCGRALQPAARRHISAYVYRDHLRIPATAVVLDELRRVASNRVGC; the protein is encoded by the coding sequence GTGTTCGATTCCCGGCACATACGGACATTCCACGAAGTGGTCGCCTCCGGTTCGTACTCGGCCGCCGCGCGGGCCCTCGGATACACCCAGCCCGCGATCACCCAGCAGATGAAGGCGCTCGAACGGGCCGTCGGCACGCCGCTGTTCACCCGTATCGGCCGCACCATGCAACTCACCGAGGCCGGCCGGTCCCTGGCCAGGCACGCCGACTCCATCCTCGGCAGCCTCTCCGCCGCCGAGGCCCAACTGAAGGCGTACGCGCGTCTGAGCACCGGCCGGGTCCGGGTCTGCGGGTTCCCCAGTGCCAATGTCGCCCTCGTACCGGAAGCGCTCAGCGGGCTGGCCGCCTCCCATCCGGGCATCCAGGTCGAACTGCTGGAGGGGGAGCCGCCGGAGTCGCTGCATCGGCTGCAACGCGGCGAGTGCGACATCACGCTGGCCTTCACCTACCCCGGACTGCGCGAGGAGGTTCCGGAGGAGGTCGACGAGGTCAGGCTGCTGGAGGACCAGCTGACGGTGCTCCTGCCGACCGGGCATCCGCTGGCCAGGCGCCGGGCCGTCCACCTGGCCGACCTGGCCGAGGAGCGGTGGATCGCCGGGTGCCCGCGCTGCCGGGCGAACCTGCTGCACGAGTGCGCGGAGCTCGGCTTCGTCCCCGACATCCGGTTCGCGACCGACGACAACCTGGTGGTGCAGAGCCTGGTCGCGCAGGGCCTGGGCGTGGCGATGATGCCCGCCCTCGTCCTGCCGTCACTGGCCCTCACCCGGGTCTGCGGGCGGGCCCTCCAGCCGGCGGCCCGCCGTCACATCTCCGCGTACGTGTACCGGGACCACCTGAGGATTCCCGCGACGGCCGTGGTGTTGGACGAGCTGAGGCGGGTGGCGTCGAACCGGGTCGGCTGCTGA
- a CDS encoding cysteine dioxygenase family protein produces MTTTTPARTTARMAALVSEIRTVVERGLAPDLTAYLVGERIAPHLGASDLLAPEQCEGHPDRYRQHILHAEPDGSFSVVALVWLPGQETSIHDHVSWCVAGVHQGAESERRYRLAPATGTYGARLVPTEEVVNDQGDVCGFAPPGDIHQVRNSCRTTAISLHVYGADVSRLGSSVRRVYTLPAD; encoded by the coding sequence ATGACCACCACCACGCCGGCCAGAACGACCGCGAGGATGGCCGCCCTCGTCAGTGAGATCCGTACGGTAGTGGAACGCGGGCTCGCCCCCGACCTGACCGCCTACCTGGTCGGCGAGCGGATCGCCCCGCACCTGGGGGCGTCCGACCTGCTCGCCCCCGAACAGTGCGAGGGGCATCCGGACCGATACCGGCAGCACATCCTGCACGCGGAGCCGGACGGCAGCTTCTCGGTGGTGGCACTGGTGTGGCTGCCGGGTCAGGAGACGTCCATCCACGACCACGTCTCGTGGTGCGTGGCCGGGGTCCACCAGGGTGCGGAGAGTGAGCGTCGCTACCGGCTCGCCCCGGCGACGGGCACGTACGGCGCCCGGCTGGTGCCCACCGAAGAGGTGGTCAACGACCAGGGCGACGTCTGCGGGTTCGCCCCGCCCGGCGACATCCACCAGGTCCGCAACTCCTGCCGTACGACGGCGATATCCCTCCACGTCTACGGCGCCGACGTCTCCCGCCTGGGCAGCAGCGTCCGCCGCGTCTACACCCTCCCGGCCGACTGA
- a CDS encoding DUF6344 domain-containing protein encodes MANRSSVTSIWTAVLAALVALLAAIGLGAKVAPAASATVSAPVVPTTTVRRPAVMARRTWRAMMRGGSLPPTIKQRIRAEAHGKTPSVRRSTTALAAGNAGTAVSPVDGATPLAPLTPAASVTAVAPATSAGIAARGMALAA; translated from the coding sequence ATGGCAAACCGCAGCAGCGTCACGTCCATCTGGACCGCCGTCCTCGCCGCACTCGTGGCACTCCTCGCCGCCATCGGCCTCGGCGCCAAGGTGGCCCCGGCCGCCTCCGCCACCGTTTCCGCTCCGGTGGTTCCGACCACCACCGTGCGTCGGCCGGCCGTGATGGCCCGGCGGACGTGGCGGGCGATGATGCGGGGAGGTTCGCTCCCGCCCACCATCAAGCAGCGGATCCGGGCCGAGGCCCACGGCAAGACCCCGTCCGTTCGTCGCTCGACCACTGCCCTCGCCGCCGGGAACGCCGGTACCGCTGTCAGCCCGGTCGACGGTGCCACCCCGCTCGCACCGCTCACCCCTGCCGCGTCTGTCACCGCGGTCGCCCCCGCCACCTCGGCCGGAATCGCCGCACGAGGCATGGCGCTCGCCGCGTAG
- a CDS encoding ATP-binding protein, producing MRQRALHERFPVQANGASRPWRGAKEVPGVALVMAHEVPTSWCVDVRHGPAGVGEARRRMREQLRIGGLSESIVDDAVLILSELLSNACRHGRPLGSREVGDGEIRAAWRVDTAGRLTVEVTDGGGPTRPIPSTPSVTARGGRGLNIISALAQDWGVRDGAAGEVTVWVVVACGTRHEDFATRVTASAIGFGTSFDDLSH from the coding sequence ATGCGCCAGAGGGCACTTCATGAACGGTTTCCGGTCCAGGCCAATGGGGCATCCAGACCTTGGCGTGGGGCTAAGGAGGTTCCGGGGGTGGCGTTGGTGATGGCACACGAAGTGCCCACGTCGTGGTGCGTGGACGTACGCCATGGTCCTGCGGGCGTGGGCGAGGCAAGGCGCCGCATGCGCGAACAACTGCGGATCGGCGGACTGTCGGAATCGATCGTGGACGATGCCGTCCTCATCCTTTCCGAACTCCTCAGCAACGCCTGCCGCCACGGCCGGCCGCTGGGATCCCGTGAGGTCGGGGACGGGGAGATACGCGCCGCGTGGCGCGTCGACACGGCGGGACGGCTGACGGTCGAGGTCACGGACGGCGGCGGACCCACCCGCCCGATCCCCTCGACCCCGTCGGTCACCGCGCGGGGAGGCCGGGGGCTGAACATCATCAGCGCGCTGGCCCAGGACTGGGGCGTCCGGGACGGGGCGGCGGGCGAGGTCACCGTATGGGTGGTCGTTGCCTGTGGGACCCGGCACGAGGATTTCGCTACGCGCGTCACAGCCTCGGCGATCGGCTTCGGAACGTCCTTCGACGACCTGAGCCACTGA
- a CDS encoding glycerophosphodiester phosphodiesterase, with translation MTHATPLPIQVVAHRGASEDAPEHTLAAYRKAMEDGADALECDIRLTADGHLVLVHDRRVNRTSNGRGAVSALELADLAALDFGSWKDREESPDWDADPERTSVLTLERLLELVSDAGRPVQLAIETKHPTRWAGQVEERLLFLLKRFGLDAPPAEGPHPVRVMSFSARSLHRVRAAAPTIPTVYLMQFISPRMRDGRLPAGVSIAGPGMRIVRNHPGYIRKLQSAGHSVHVWTVNEPSDVQLCADLGVEAIITNRPRQVLSQLGR, from the coding sequence GTGACCCACGCAACGCCGCTCCCCATCCAGGTCGTCGCCCACCGCGGTGCCTCGGAGGACGCCCCCGAGCACACCCTGGCCGCCTACCGGAAGGCCATGGAGGACGGGGCCGACGCCCTCGAATGTGACATCCGACTCACGGCCGACGGCCATCTGGTCCTGGTCCACGACCGCCGGGTGAACCGCACCTCCAACGGCCGCGGCGCGGTGTCCGCCCTGGAGCTGGCCGATCTCGCGGCCCTCGACTTCGGCTCCTGGAAGGACCGCGAGGAGTCGCCGGACTGGGACGCCGATCCCGAGCGCACCTCCGTGCTCACCCTGGAGCGGCTGCTGGAGCTGGTCTCCGACGCCGGGCGCCCCGTGCAGCTGGCGATCGAGACGAAGCACCCGACCCGCTGGGCCGGACAGGTGGAAGAGCGGCTCCTCTTCCTCCTCAAGCGCTTCGGACTGGACGCCCCGCCCGCCGAGGGCCCGCACCCGGTCCGCGTCATGAGTTTCTCCGCGCGCTCGCTGCACCGCGTGCGGGCGGCCGCGCCGACGATCCCGACCGTGTACCTGATGCAGTTCATCTCGCCGCGCATGCGGGACGGCCGGCTGCCGGCCGGCGTGAGCATCGCCGGGCCCGGGATGCGCATCGTGCGCAACCATCCCGGTTACATCCGCAAGCTCCAGTCGGCGGGACACTCGGTGCACGTTTGGACTGTGAACGAACCCTCGGACGTTCAGCTCTGCGCTGACTTGGGTGTAGAGGCAATCATCACGAACAGACCGCGCCAAGTTCTGTCACAACTCGGGCGCTGA
- a CDS encoding PP2C family protein-serine/threonine phosphatase, with product MLDIAPRVRVDVDPLMAAQHDLGVCDAIWRIAPGGKADAMSAPHLPKVAGIDPAVTASPHTAAPTAPTPARSTPAQAPPPAASSVIQDRLAGMVSDLTTLHELTERLARSVDLDSSLREFLRAGAALVGARRGLVVLEPSDGLGPTTTIGLGLGHADLGHIETVPRSATSYGRILDGLPDAHGGSEVLPEPGEAPGTGGFGVPVDPRHREVAARLGYAASYALPLTAEATGRLGAAVWLYDEQAEPSERRRDLAGLYVRHAAEHLARMVEVERSRSRLAIVAEELLPSRLPRIPGVQLAARHHTGPRGGGDWYDALPLPEGAMGLAVGSVTGAGPSAIAAMGRLRASLRAYAVMEGEDPVAVLSDLELLLRLTEPARSATALFAYCEPAARKIILAGAGHTPPLLIGERRTEYVETSLSAPLGMLACWEAPSVEIEPAPGETVLLYTDGLLRRTGDPMDRAYARLHAAAAGVPRAARDDPAAICDHILRTVLPEGEATPVSGEDATEDIVLLAARFD from the coding sequence ATGCTGGACATCGCTCCTCGTGTGCGTGTAGATGTGGATCCATTGATGGCGGCGCAGCACGATCTGGGGGTTTGCGATGCTATATGGCGAATCGCACCAGGTGGAAAGGCGGACGCCATGAGCGCCCCGCATCTGCCGAAAGTGGCTGGAATCGATCCAGCAGTTACAGCGTCACCGCACACTGCGGCGCCCACCGCGCCCACGCCCGCACGCAGCACCCCCGCCCAGGCCCCTCCGCCTGCCGCGAGCAGCGTCATCCAGGACCGCCTGGCGGGCATGGTCTCCGACCTGACCACCCTCCACGAACTCACCGAACGCCTCGCCCGGTCCGTCGACCTCGACTCCTCCCTGCGGGAATTCCTGCGTGCCGGGGCCGCGCTGGTCGGCGCCCGACGCGGCCTGGTCGTCCTGGAACCCTCCGACGGGCTCGGCCCCACCACCACGATCGGCCTCGGTCTCGGTCACGCCGACCTCGGCCACATCGAGACGGTGCCGCGCAGCGCCACCTCGTACGGCCGCATCCTGGACGGCCTCCCGGACGCGCACGGCGGCTCCGAGGTGCTCCCCGAACCCGGCGAGGCCCCCGGCACCGGCGGTTTCGGCGTCCCGGTCGACCCGCGCCACCGCGAGGTCGCCGCCCGACTCGGCTACGCGGCCAGCTACGCGCTGCCGCTGACCGCCGAGGCCACCGGCCGACTCGGCGCGGCCGTCTGGCTCTACGACGAGCAGGCCGAGCCGAGCGAGCGCCGGCGCGACCTCGCGGGCCTGTACGTCCGGCACGCCGCCGAGCACCTGGCCCGCATGGTCGAGGTGGAGCGGTCCCGCTCCCGCCTGGCCATCGTCGCCGAGGAACTGCTGCCCAGCCGGCTGCCCCGGATCCCCGGCGTGCAGCTCGCGGCCCGACACCACACCGGCCCGCGCGGCGGCGGCGACTGGTACGACGCACTGCCGCTGCCCGAGGGGGCCATGGGCCTGGCCGTGGGCTCCGTGACCGGCGCCGGTCCGAGCGCCATCGCCGCGATGGGTCGCCTGCGGGCCTCCCTGCGCGCGTACGCCGTCATGGAGGGGGAGGACCCCGTCGCGGTCCTCTCCGACCTGGAGCTGTTGCTGCGGCTGACGGAGCCCGCGCGCTCGGCCACCGCGCTCTTCGCCTACTGCGAGCCGGCCGCCCGGAAGATCATCCTGGCCGGCGCGGGGCACACCCCGCCCCTGCTCATCGGCGAGCGGCGAACCGAGTACGTGGAGACCTCGCTCTCCGCGCCGCTCGGGATGCTGGCCTGCTGGGAGGCGCCGAGCGTGGAGATCGAACCGGCTCCCGGAGAAACGGTGCTGCTCTACACCGACGGACTGCTGCGGCGCACCGGCGACCCCATGGACCGCGCGTACGCCCGGCTGCACGCGGCGGCCGCGGGAGTTCCCCGTGCCGCTCGCGACGATCCGGCGGCGATCTGCGACCACATCCTCCGCACCGTCCTGCCGGAAGGGGAGGCCACACCGGTATCGGGGGAGGACGCCACCGAGGACATCGTTCTGCTCGCCGCCCGGTTCGACTGA
- a CDS encoding bifunctional DNA primase/polymerase — translation MREILGRRLQRLRDRLKTLRPTSSSDRIPDGGTPSLLDAALVCAAEWQWPVLPGVGRAGADGVRCACPDPDCVVPGAHPFDPGLLAATTDPRMVAWWWARRPAAPLLMATGGAAPCAVSLPATAAARAVARLDAQGMRLGPIVATPTRWSLLVAPYSLERLGELLYAKDHVPSSLRFHGEGGYLLLPPSVASGGGQVCWNREPEAGSDGIWLPEVEAVVDALVEASSGAPGGGSRLAY, via the coding sequence ATGCGCGAGATCCTCGGAAGGCGTCTCCAGCGGCTCCGCGATCGCTTGAAAACCCTGCGACCGACCTCCTCCTCCGACCGGATCCCGGACGGCGGTACTCCGTCCCTCCTCGACGCGGCTCTCGTCTGCGCCGCCGAATGGCAGTGGCCCGTGCTGCCCGGCGTGGGCCGGGCCGGCGCCGACGGCGTGCGTTGTGCCTGCCCCGATCCCGACTGTGTGGTGCCCGGTGCCCACCCCTTCGATCCCGGGTTGCTCGCCGCCACCACCGACCCCCGGATGGTGGCCTGGTGGTGGGCCAGGCGGCCGGCCGCTCCGTTGCTCATGGCCACCGGCGGGGCCGCTCCGTGTGCGGTGAGCCTGCCGGCCACCGCCGCCGCGCGTGCCGTCGCACGGCTGGACGCGCAGGGCATGCGGCTCGGTCCGATCGTCGCGACGCCGACCAGGTGGTCCCTGCTGGTGGCGCCGTATTCGTTGGAACGGCTCGGTGAACTCCTGTACGCCAAGGACCACGTGCCCTCATCGCTGCGCTTCCACGGCGAGGGCGGCTACCTGTTGTTGCCCCCGTCCGTCGCGTCCGGCGGTGGACAGGTCTGTTGGAACCGGGAACCGGAGGCGGGTTCCGACGGCATCTGGCTGCCCGAGGTGGAGGCGGTCGTGGACGCGCTGGTCGAGGCGAGCAGCGGAGCGCCGGGCGGCGGAAGCCGGTTGGCGTACTGA
- a CDS encoding serine protease, producing MNRHRTALSVLLAAGALLAGALTVATPSVAADAPVSFRQQHSQGFWTAERMRSAAPLDVTAAPGTIRKAPSPADRPTRVAPTTAPASPTAFPQAGGAWTGGGAVVKTSGRVFFTMGDRTASCSGDSITSANGSTVITAGHCVKYQGAWHTNWVFVPAYDNGSAPFGQWSATRTFATAQWAASEDMNMDVGLAVVAPLNGQKLSQVVGAQGILFNGGYNKKMYSFGFPAAAPYDGTKLVYCSGNSSKDFLLTKDHGLGCNMTGGSSGGPWFQDFNEATGLGTQVSVNSFGYVFLPNRMFGPYFGNEAKAAYDQAQTA from the coding sequence GTGAATCGTCATCGCACGGCCTTATCGGTTCTGTTGGCCGCGGGTGCCCTGCTGGCCGGCGCCCTGACCGTCGCCACCCCGTCGGTCGCCGCCGACGCCCCCGTCTCGTTCCGACAGCAACACAGCCAGGGCTTCTGGACGGCGGAGCGCATGCGGTCCGCGGCCCCGCTGGACGTCACGGCGGCGCCGGGGACCATCCGTAAGGCGCCCTCTCCGGCGGACCGACCCACCCGGGTGGCTCCCACGACCGCTCCCGCCTCACCCACCGCGTTCCCGCAGGCGGGTGGCGCGTGGACGGGCGGCGGGGCGGTGGTGAAGACGTCCGGGCGGGTGTTCTTCACCATGGGCGACCGGACGGCGTCCTGCTCCGGCGACTCGATCACCAGCGCGAACGGAAGCACCGTCATCACCGCCGGGCACTGCGTGAAGTACCAGGGCGCCTGGCACACCAACTGGGTCTTCGTCCCGGCGTACGACAACGGCAGCGCGCCCTTCGGCCAGTGGTCGGCCACGCGCACCTTCGCCACCGCGCAGTGGGCGGCGAGCGAGGACATGAACATGGACGTCGGCCTCGCCGTGGTCGCCCCGCTGAACGGCCAGAAGCTCAGTCAGGTCGTCGGGGCCCAGGGAATCCTGTTCAACGGGGGCTACAACAAGAAGATGTACTCCTTCGGCTTCCCCGCCGCGGCGCCGTACGACGGCACCAAGCTCGTCTACTGCAGCGGCAACAGCAGCAAGGACTTCCTGCTCACCAAGGACCACGGGCTGGGCTGCAACATGACCGGTGGCTCCAGCGGCGGCCCCTGGTTCCAGGACTTCAACGAGGCGACCGGACTCGGCACCCAGGTCTCGGTGAACAGCTTCGGATACGTCTTCCTGCCGAACCGGATGTTCGGCCCGTACTTCGGCAATGAGGCCAAAGCGGCGTACGACCAGGCACAAACGGCCTGA
- a CDS encoding DUF5926 family protein: MAKKRPAAKNAKSQRTPQLNNGEIPVVGAREPCPCGSGRRYKACHGAAAAHAVTEHVRRPFEGLPGECDWVALRELVPAATIPLTLKGGLPEGVPSVTLVTVLPMAWPALRREDGSVLLGLQNDSTTGDLARDMADTLERALVAEPGTPVPARRVPAEGPRLQDLLDTDSVFQPVVHSGFEFWIPDAENAQNASPEIAASLERANAAAIPTVKLAGVDAAYWCETPDKNHLRWVMPQPEEKLLDALARLHAAGTSSLGEGTKLVGSFRAHGLMVPVWDLPTGVSADDVEKPAAELAERLAAALATDAPLTTEERRSRAGLTNRQVTLS; the protein is encoded by the coding sequence ATGGCAAAGAAGCGCCCCGCCGCGAAGAACGCGAAGTCGCAGCGCACGCCGCAGCTCAACAACGGGGAGATCCCCGTGGTGGGTGCCCGCGAGCCTTGTCCCTGCGGATCCGGGCGCCGCTACAAGGCCTGTCACGGCGCCGCCGCCGCGCACGCCGTGACCGAGCACGTGCGGCGCCCCTTCGAGGGCCTGCCCGGCGAGTGCGACTGGGTCGCGCTGCGCGAGCTGGTACCCGCCGCGACCATCCCGCTGACCCTCAAGGGCGGCCTGCCCGAGGGCGTTCCCTCGGTCACGCTGGTGACCGTGCTGCCGATGGCCTGGCCGGCGCTGCGTCGCGAGGACGGCTCCGTCCTCCTCGGCCTGCAGAACGACTCGACCACCGGTGACCTCGCCCGGGACATGGCCGACACCCTGGAGCGCGCGCTGGTGGCGGAGCCGGGTACTCCGGTGCCCGCCCGTCGGGTTCCGGCCGAGGGTCCGCGACTTCAGGATCTCCTGGACACGGACAGCGTTTTCCAGCCGGTCGTCCACAGCGGCTTCGAATTCTGGATTCCGGATGCGGAGAACGCCCAGAACGCCTCTCCGGAGATCGCCGCCTCGCTGGAACGCGCCAACGCCGCCGCCATTCCCACCGTCAAGCTGGCCGGCGTGGACGCGGCCTACTGGTGCGAGACGCCGGACAAGAACCACCTGCGCTGGGTCATGCCGCAGCCCGAGGAGAAGCTGCTCGACGCGCTGGCTCGGCTGCACGCCGCCGGCACCTCCTCCCTCGGTGAAGGCACCAAGCTCGTCGGTTCCTTCCGTGCCCACGGCCTGATGGTTCCCGTCTGGGACCTGCCCACCGGCGTCTCGGCCGACGACGTCGAGAAGCCCGCCGCGGAACTCGCGGAACGCCTGGCCGCGGCCCTGGCCACGGACGCTCCCCTGACCACGGAAGAGCGTCGGTCCCGCGCCGGCCTCACGAACCGCCAGGTCACGCTCAGCTGA
- a CDS encoding S1C family serine protease: MSTENEGTAAQTPPAAPSAPPAPVPASTPDPAAEHAAPRPADAAPPAPATPPPPAGAPGPEPTQQLPHTPGGPVAPGYAQDQGYAQASPYAQPPAAAHGAEGWPPPPPTVPSYADGGHGGGGWGAPLTTDGPPPKPKGRGGLIAGVLAAALIAGGVGGGIGYWASERSHDGSGSTTISASTPKDLKREAGSVAGLAAGALPSVVTIEAKAGDGEGGTGTGFVYDEQGHILTNNHVVASAANGGKLSATFSNGKRFEAEVIGRAEGYDVAVLKLKNPPAGLKPLALGDSDKVAVGDSTIAIGAPFGLSNTVTTGIVSAKNRPVASGDGSSGKNSYMSALQTDASINPGNSGGPLLDGRGAVIGINSAIQSAGNGGFGGGQAGSIGLGFAIPINQAKNVAESLIKTGKPVYPVISVSVDLQAKTEGAKISESGAPANELVDPNGPAGKAGLKPGDIITQLGDKSIDSGPTLISEIWTYKPGDTVKLTYLRGGKPSTVDITLGSRTGDK, translated from the coding sequence GTGAGCACCGAGAACGAGGGCACCGCGGCCCAGACGCCCCCCGCGGCCCCTTCCGCACCGCCTGCGCCCGTGCCCGCCTCCACCCCCGACCCGGCCGCCGAGCACGCGGCGCCGCGGCCCGCTGACGCCGCTCCCCCTGCCCCCGCGACCCCGCCGCCCCCGGCGGGCGCGCCCGGTCCCGAGCCGACGCAGCAGCTTCCGCACACCCCTGGCGGGCCTGTGGCCCCCGGGTATGCCCAGGACCAGGGATACGCCCAGGCGTCGCCGTACGCACAGCCCCCGGCCGCCGCCCACGGCGCCGAGGGCTGGCCCCCGCCGCCGCCCACCGTTCCCTCGTACGCCGACGGCGGCCACGGCGGTGGCGGCTGGGGAGCGCCCCTGACCACGGACGGCCCCCCGCCCAAGCCCAAGGGCAGGGGCGGCCTCATCGCGGGTGTGCTCGCGGCCGCTCTCATCGCGGGCGGTGTCGGCGGCGGCATCGGCTACTGGGCCTCGGAGCGCTCGCACGACGGCTCGGGTTCCACCACCATCAGCGCCAGCACCCCGAAGGACCTCAAGCGGGAGGCGGGCTCCGTCGCCGGTCTGGCGGCAGGGGCGCTGCCGAGCGTGGTGACCATCGAGGCGAAGGCCGGTGACGGCGAGGGTGGCACGGGTACCGGCTTCGTCTACGACGAGCAGGGCCACATCCTCACCAACAACCACGTGGTGGCCTCCGCGGCCAATGGCGGCAAGCTCTCCGCGACCTTCTCCAACGGCAAGCGGTTCGAGGCCGAGGTCATCGGCCGGGCCGAGGGCTATGACGTGGCCGTGCTCAAGCTGAAGAATCCGCCGGCCGGCCTCAAGCCGCTGGCGCTGGGCGACTCCGACAAGGTGGCCGTCGGCGACTCGACCATCGCGATCGGCGCCCCCTTCGGCCTGTCCAACACGGTCACCACCGGCATCGTCAGCGCCAAGAACCGCCCCGTGGCCTCCGGTGACGGCTCCAGCGGCAAGAACTCGTACATGAGCGCCCTGCAGACGGACGCCTCGATCAACCCCGGCAACTCCGGTGGCCCGCTCCTCGACGGCCGCGGCGCGGTCATCGGCATCAACTCCGCGATCCAGTCGGCCGGCAACGGCGGCTTCGGCGGCGGTCAGGCCGGTTCGATCGGCCTCGGCTTCGCCATCCCGATCAACCAGGCGAAGAACGTCGCCGAGTCGCTGATCAAGACGGGCAAGCCGGTCTACCCGGTGATCTCGGTCTCCGTCGACCTCCAGGCCAAGACGGAGGGCGCCAAGATCTCCGAGTCCGGAGCCCCCGCCAACGAACTGGTCGACCCGAACGGGCCCGCGGGCAAGGCGGGCCTCAAGCCCGGCGACATCATCACCCAGCTGGGCGACAAGTCGATCGACAGCGGCCCGACCCTGATCAGCGAGATCTGGACGTACAAGCCGGGCGACACGGTGAAGCTGACCTACCTGCGCGGTGGCAAGCCGAGCACCGTGGACATCACCCTCGGCTCGCGGACCGGGGACAAGTGA
- a CDS encoding YeiH family protein: protein MALLHRPVHRPGRARVVSRETSSPWPGLGLAVAGAFVAWCVHRVVPAVPMLTAAVVLGIVIAHLPRLRTVVRGPARAGLSLAGRRLMRIGIVLLGLGLGLDQVLGLGWATVAMVTGVVAATFLGTLWLGRRLGLPGDQPLLIATGYSICGASAIGAVSQVSGSDEEDVASSVALVTLCGTLAIAVLPLLQDPLALSDLAFGRWVGASVHDVGQVVATAQTAGPGALGEAVLVKLMRVALLAPLVAAVAFSVRARRRGVRTASGRRPAPVPLFVAGFLAAAALRATGVLPDVALEWAHTAQEALLAAALFGLGSAVHLPTLARTGGRAALLGLGAWVVVAGASYAGVLLTL, encoded by the coding sequence ATGGCCCTGTTGCACCGCCCCGTCCACCGGCCCGGGCGGGCACGCGTTGTTTCACGTGAAACATCGTCTCCCTGGCCGGGGTTGGGGCTGGCCGTCGCGGGTGCTTTCGTGGCCTGGTGCGTCCACCGGGTGGTGCCGGCCGTGCCGATGTTGACCGCGGCGGTGGTGCTCGGCATCGTGATCGCCCACCTTCCGCGTCTGCGGACCGTCGTACGAGGTCCCGCGCGGGCGGGTCTCTCCCTGGCGGGCCGGAGGCTGATGCGGATCGGCATCGTCCTGCTGGGGCTCGGTCTCGGCCTGGACCAGGTGCTGGGGTTGGGCTGGGCGACCGTCGCCATGGTGACCGGGGTGGTCGCGGCCACCTTCCTCGGGACCCTCTGGCTGGGCCGGAGGCTCGGACTGCCGGGCGATCAGCCGTTGTTGATCGCGACCGGCTACTCGATCTGCGGGGCCTCGGCGATCGGCGCCGTCAGCCAGGTGTCCGGCAGCGACGAGGAGGACGTGGCCTCGTCGGTGGCCCTGGTCACCCTCTGCGGGACGCTGGCCATCGCGGTACTCCCGCTCCTCCAGGACCCGTTGGCGCTGTCCGACCTCGCCTTCGGACGCTGGGTGGGCGCGAGCGTCCACGACGTCGGCCAGGTCGTGGCGACGGCCCAGACGGCGGGTCCCGGCGCCCTGGGCGAGGCGGTCCTGGTGAAACTGATGCGGGTGGCACTGCTGGCGCCGCTCGTCGCGGCCGTGGCCTTCTCCGTACGGGCCCGGCGACGCGGAGTGCGCACGGCCTCGGGCCGCCGGCCGGCCCCGGTACCCCTGTTCGTCGCCGGCTTCCTGGCCGCCGCCGCGCTGCGGGCGACGGGCGTGCTGCCCGACGTGGCGCTGGAGTGGGCTCACACCGCGCAGGAGGCGCTGCTGGCCGCGGCACTGTTCGGCCTGGGCAGCGCGGTACACCTGCCGACCCTCGCCCGGACCGGGGGGCGGGCGGCGCTGCTCGGTCTCGGGGCATGGGTGGTGGTCGCCGGGGCCTCGTACGCGGGCGTCCTGCTCACGCTCTGA